One window of the Anopheles cruzii chromosome 2, idAnoCruzAS_RS32_06, whole genome shotgun sequence genome contains the following:
- the LOC128277486 gene encoding 26S proteasome non-ATPase regulatory subunit 4, which yields MVLESTMVCFDNSDYQRNGDYFPTRLNAQKDGVNLVCLSKVRSNPENNVGLMTLSNTTEVLATLTSDVGRILSKLHLVNPDGNINLMTGLRIAHLVLKHRQGKNHKMRIVVFVGSPVVHDEGELVKLAKKLKKEKVNVDIVSFGDHQKNNDTFTAFVNVLNGKDGTGSHLVCVPRGSVFSDALLSSPIIQGEDGSGGAGLGGAGFEFGVDPNEDPELALALRVSMEEQRLRQEEEQRRATANSAAESGGSGTAGAEAGTAVGASAAAAGGAAVAGSSSGGAARTSEPHSEEAMLERALALSTEIMPDDAMPDFANMTEEEQIAFAMQMSMQDAQEPISQPAKRQKQEDTPMEVDEEEIEIVGVSPAYLMSVLENLPGVDPHSEAVRNAVGSLNKDKKQSDKDKDGESKK from the coding sequence ATGGTGCTCGAAAGTACGATGGTTTGTTTCGACAATAGCGATTACCAGCGCAACGGAGACTACTTTCCGACGCGACTGAACGCACAGAAGGATGGCGTCAATTTGGTGTGCCTGTCGAAGGTTCGCTCGAACCCGGAGAACAATGTCGGGCTGATGACGCTTTCCAACACAACGGAGGTGCTGGCAACGCTGACGAGCGACGTTGGCCGAATTCTTTCGAAGCTGCACCTGGTCAATCCGGACGGCAACATCAATCTGATGACGGGATTGCGCATTGCACATCTGGTGCTGAAGCACCGTCAGGGCAAGAACCATAAGATGCGCATTGTCGTGTTTGTCGGTTCTCCGGTGGTACACGACGAGGGCGAGCTGGTAAAGTTGGCCAAGAAGCTGAAGAAGGAGAAGGTAAACGTGGACATTGTCAGCTTCGGTGACCATCAGAAGAACAACGACACGTTCACGGCGTTCGTGAACGTGCTGAATGGCAAGGATGGAACTGGATCGCACTTGGTGTGCGTTCCGCGTGGTTCCGTGTTCTCCGATGCGCTCCTATCGTCGCCCATCATACAGGGCGAAGATGGTAGCGGCGGAGCGGGACTCGGAGGTGCCGGTTTCGAGTTTGGCGTCGATCCGAACGAAGATCCCGAGCTGGCGCTGGCTCTGCGCGTTTCCATGGAGGAGCAACGCTTGCGCCAGGAAGAGGAACAACGACGAGCTACGGCTAACAGTGCGGCGGAGAGTGGCGGATCGggcaccgccggtgccgaggCCGGCACTGCAGTGGGTGcgagtgcggcggcggcaggtggTGCAGCGGtggccggtagcagcagtggtggtgctgctcgcACCAGCGAACCCCACTCGGAGGAAGCGATGCTCGAGCGGGCTTTGGCACTGTCGACCGAAATTATGCCGGACGATGCGATGCCGGATTTTGCCAACATGACCGAGGAGGAACAGATTGCGTTCGCGATGCAAATGTCGATGCAGGACGCCCAGGAACCGATCTCGCAGCCAGCCAAGCGGCAGAAGCAAGAGGACACACCGATGGAGGTCGACGAGGAGGAGATCGAAATAGTAGGCGTGTCGCCGGCCTACTTGATGAGCGTGCTGGAAAATCTGCCCGGCGTCGATCCGCACTCGGAAGCGGTCCGCAACGCCGTCGGTTCGCTCAACAAAGACAAAAAGCAGTCGGACAAGGATAAGGATggtgaaagcaaaaaataa